Part of the Sinomonas atrocyanea genome is shown below.
CCCGTGATGCTGACCGGGGCGACCATGTGCGGGCCCTCACGCGAGGTCGTAGACGACGAGGGTGGTCCCGGGCTCGAGGCGTGCCCCCGTGGAGCGGTACGTGGCCAGGGCCGCCTCATTGCCCTGCTCCGCGGCCGTCCACATGCCGTAGCACCCGCCCTCGCGGGCGATCTCCGCGAGGGCGTTGACCAGGTGCGAGGCCACGCCGCGGCGGCGCCAGCCCTCCGCCACGGCGAGCTCGTAGAGGAACATCTCGGTGCCCTTGTCCGGGTGGGCGGTCTCGACGCCGCTGACGAACCCGACCGCCCGGCCGTCCGAGTCCTCGGCGAGCAGCAGGTGGTGGCCCGGCCGGGTGAGGAACTCGCGGGCGCCAGCTTCGGTGATGGGAGCGTCGAAGAGGTCCGAGGCCGCGGTGAGCCGGCCGGCGTCGTGCGGTCCGAGGCGGCGGAGTGTGATGTTCGGCGCGTTGTCCGCATCCACGGCCCGAGCTTACGCGTTCCGCCGTGGAAGGTGAACGGCGGGCGACCCCAAGCCCAACTGCAGCTTGCTAGACTCGGACAGCTGAGCCACCCACGGCTCGCCACCCCACAAGACAGCCCGGTACGGACGCAGCCCCCCATCGCGCCCGGAAACGGCGTGCGCCCGAAAAGAGGAGATCCCCGACCTCATGACCGCTTTGGCCGAGCCCGACTACTACGACGACTTCGACTCCGACTTCCGCTCCGAGCTCGACGCGAAGTACGAGGAGGGGTTCGGCTACAGCCCCGACCCGGAGGACGAGGACGACGACGGTCTGGACGACCTCTTCGCAGGCATCTTCGACGACGACGAGGACGACGACGAGGAGCCCGTGAGGGCCAAGGCCGCGCCGAAGAAGGCCGCGGCGGCCAAGGCGTCCTTGGGATCGCCCGCACCCAAGGGGGCCACCGCCAAGGGCAGGCCGGCCGCGTCCGAGGTGACCGTGACGACGATCGCCGAGCGCCGTGCCGCCGGCGGCCAGACGCCCGCTCCGGTGGCTGCTGCTGTCTCGGTGGCTGCTGTCCCTGCTGCGGCTGCGCCGGTTTCCCCTGCCCCGGCGCGCGCGCACCAGCCGGCCCCCGCCCCTGCGGCCGAGCCGGTTCCTGCCGCGGCGGCCGACGAGGTCGTCGCCGCCGCCCGCCGCGCCGCCGAGAAGGCCCGGGCGGCCGCCGATGAGGCCGCCGCCGCGGCGAAGCAGGCGGTGGCCCACGCCGTGGCCAAGGCCGCTGCGGCGAAGGCCGCCGCAGCCGAGGCATCCGCCGCGGAGCAGGCCGCCCAGGCCGCCCTGGAGGCGTCGACGGCCGCGGAACAGGATGCGGTGCGCGCCGCAGCGCAGCTCGAGCTCGTGCTCGCCGCGCCCTCCGGGGTGACCTCGGCGCAGGAGGAGGAGCCCGCGCAGGCCGAGGAAGAGCCGGCCCAGGCCGAGGAAGATCCGGCGCAGGCCGAGGAGGAGCCCGCCCAGGCCGAGGAGGAGGCTGTGGGCGCCGCGGATCCGGCGCCCGCCGACCCCAACTTCGCGCCCCACATCGCCCCGGTCAACCAGCACGTGGAGTTCCTGCGCCGGCTGCGCCCCGGCTTCGAGGTCCCCTACGTCGACCCCATGCACTCCGTCGACGAGTGCCGGATCGTGAGCCTGTTCTCCAACACCGGCGAGGCGAGCCCCCGCGGCTACGTCTGGGCCGGCGATGACGCCGCCGCGACCCGCCTGCTCGGCCTGCAGTACCAGCTGGGCCTGCGGCCGGAGTGGATCATGCCGTGGAATGCCTACCCGTGGTTCACCCCGGGCGAGGCCAACGGCAAGCTCACGCCCGAGCAGCTGCACGCCGGGCTCAAGCCGCTGCTGACGTTCCTCAAGACCGTCCCGCGGGTGTCCGCGATCGTGGCCCACGGCACCGAGGCGAACCGCCTCGCGCAGATGCTCCTCAAGACGGACAACCCGCTCATCTGGCGCCGCGGCCTCAAGGTCTACAAGGCCCGCGCCCTCCACGGGCGCGCCTTCGCGGGCTCGAAGGAGCGCCAGACCGAGTGGCTCATCGAGATGGGCCGCGCCTACGCCGACGCGATGGCCCGCGCGGGCCTGCAGACCGGCCGCTCGTAGCGCACAGGGGACCGCGGAGCACCCCAAAGACACGGAAGCGGACGACGGCGGCCTCCCGGCCGACGTCGTCCGCTTCCGTGTGTGGTGGTGACTACTTGCTGCGGGGCTTGCGCAGGTGCGCCACCGGATCGGAGTCCAGGGCGACGGCCCTCTTGGCCTTCTTCGCCGCGCGCTGCTCCTTGATGGTCTTTGACGGTTTCTTGTGGGTTTCGGGCTGGTGAGGCTGCTTGTCAGGCATGTCAGAGCTCCTTTGATCGTCCCCCGATTCACATGACGATACGCCGGTAGGATGCTGGGCACCATGCCTCCTTCCAACGCACCTGCATCGTCCCCCTCAGCGGTGAGGATCGACTCCTGGCTGTGGGCCGTGCGCGCCTTCAAGACGCGCTCTGCCGCCACCGCCGCCTGCCGCGCGGGGCACATCCGGCTCAACGGCAACCCGGTCAAGGCCTCGCAGACCGTGGTCCCGGGCGACACGATCCGGGTCCGGCAGCCGGGATTCGAGCGGATCCTCGAGGTGCACGTGCTGATCGTCAAGCGGGTCGGCGCCGAGGCGGCCTCGAGGTGCTACACGGACCACACGCCCGAGCGGCCGCCCGCGCCGTTCCTCGGCCTGCCGCAGCGCGACCGCGGCGCTGGCCGGCCCACCAAGAAGGACCGGCGCGAGATGGAGCGGCTGCGCGGGCAGCAGGCGGAGTAGGCCCCTTGAGGGTTCTGCCGGGCGGATCTGGAAGGATCGGGGGATGACCTCAACTCCACGAACGATCGCAGGAACCGACGTCGGCCCCGTGGGCTTCGGCTGGATGAACCTGAGCCAGTCCTACGGCCCGCTGCCCTCCCGCGAGGACGCCGCCAAGCTCCTCCTGCACGCCCTCGACGCCGGCGTGGCCCACTTCGACACCGCCACCATCTACGGCGCGACCGCCAACGAGACGCTCCTCGGCGAGACCCTCGCGGGCCGCCGCGACGAGTTCTTCCTCGCCTCCAAGGGCGGCATGTCCTCGCAGGACGGGCGCCGCGTGATCGACGGCCGCCCCGAGACGCTGCGCGCCCATGTCGACGCCTCCCTCGCGCGCCTGCGCACCGAGAAGATCGACCTGTACTACCTGCACCGCTGGGACCGCACCGTCCCCATCGAGGAGTCCGTCGGGGCGCTCGGCGAGCTGGTCCGCGAGGGCAAGATCGGCGCCGTCGGCCTCTCCGAAATCGGCGCGGAGACGCTGCGGCGCGCCCACGCCGAGCACCCGGTGGCCGCGCTGCAGAGCGAGTACTCGCCGTGGACCCGCAACCCCGAGCTGGGAACGCTGCAGGCCTGCCGCGAGCTGGGAGTCGCGTTCGTCGCCTTCAGCCCGGTGGGCCGCGGTGCCTTCGGCGGAGTGCTGCGCGACCCCGCCGCGCTGCCGGACTGGGACCTGCGCCAATCGATGCCGCGGTTCGACGCCGAGCACTGGCCCGCGAACCTCGCCCTCCTGGACCGCTTCGGCGATCTCGCGCGCGAGGCCGGGTGCTCGCCCGCGCAGCTCGCCATCGCCTGGGTCCTCTCCCGCGGCGAGCACGTCATCGCCCTGCCCGGCACCCGCAGCGCGGACCATCTCGACGAGGACTTCGCCGCGGGGTCCCTGGAGCTCCCCGCTCACGTGCTCGCCGGCGTGGACGAGCTGGTCAACGAGCGCACCGTGTCCGGACCGCGCTACTCGCCGGCGGCGCAGGCCGATGTCGACACCGAGGAGTTCGCCTCCTGACGGGTGATCCGCGTCACGGCGTTGCGCCTTGATGTGGTCCTACCAAGTGGTAGCTTCCCGTTGTCGGCCAACGCAGCCCGGAGCGCGGGACGCGCCGACCTGACCACTGAGGAACACCATGTCGAGCACCCCGAAGACCGGCGCGCACGGCGCGACCACCCTGGCGCCCCCACGGAAGACCCTGATCCAGCGCTTCACCGACCTCTGCGTCCGCTACGTCGAGCGGCTCATGCCGGACCCGTTCCTGTTCGCGGTCATCCTCACCCTGCTCGTGGTGGCCATGATCCTGCTGTGGGTCCCGCACGCGTCGGCCAAGGGGATCCTCGAGGGCTGGTACCAAGGGGTCTGGGGCACCAACAACATCTTCACGTTCGCGCTGCAGATGGTGCTGATCCTGGTCAGCGGCTACACGCTCGCCGAGGCGCCGGCGGTGAAGAGGGGCCTGATCTGGCTGGCCTCCAAGCCGCGGAACCAGATCGAGGGCGCCCTCATGTGCTTCGGGGCCGCCGCCGTGGCGAACATCCTCAACTGGGGCCTGGGCCTCGTGGTCGGCGCGCTGCTCGGCCGCCGGATCTTCGCCCGGCTCTCCACGGCCAACTTCGGGTACATGATCGCGGCCGGCTACATGGGGTACATGCTGTGGACCAACGGGTTCTCGAGCTCGATCGCCCTCGCCAACACCGACCCGACCAGCAAGCTCAACGTCATCTTCACGGCGACCCACCAGCTCGTGCCGCTCGATCTGACCATCCTCCAGCCCTACAGCTGGGTGACCGTCCTCGTGGTCATCGCGGCGCTCGCGCTCCTGATCTGGAAGATGGCCCCGCACGAGACGGACGACGTGGACCGCGACGCTCTCCTGGGCGCCGGCGCGATGGACGAGGATTCGCCGCGCACCGCCCCCGCGCCGGGCGCGCGCCGCTCCTTCGCCGAGCGGCTCGAGGGGCTGTGGATCCTCAACGTCCTGCTCTTCCTCGCGGGAGCGGCCTACTTCGTCATCAGCGGCTTCAACCTCAACATCTCCTCCATGGTGATGCTCTTCACCATCCTCGCCGCGCTGCTGCACGGGACGCCCATCCGCTTCATCCGGGCCTTCACGGACGCGGCCAAGACGTGCGGCCCGCTCCTGCTGCAGTACCCGCTCTACGGCGGGATCGTGGGCCTGCTCGCCTACGCACCGGACGCCCACACCAAGCCGCTGCAGGCGGTCATCTCCGCCTCCATCGTGGCCGGCGCGACCACCGCGACCCTGCCCTTCCTGAACTTCCTCGGGTCCATCATCATCTCCCTCTTCGTCCCCTCCGGCGGCGGCCACTGGGGCGTCCAGGGGCCCATCGCCGTCGAGGCGGCGCGCCAGCTGGGCGAGAGCTCGCCGGCCTACCTCGGCAAGGTCTCCATGTCCGTCGCGGCCGGTGAGGCGGTGGCCAACATGATCCAGCCGTTCTGGCTGCTGCCGGTGCTCGCGATCGCCAAGCTGAGCGTCCGGAAGGTCATGGGCTACACCGTGGCCGCGTTCCTGGTCGGCTTCGTCATCTTCGGCATCGCGATGCTGGTCATGCCGCATGTCTGAGCAGCAGCCGGCCAGCAGCATCGCCGAGGCCGCAGAGACCCTGCTGGCGGCCATCCGGGAGCGGGAGCCGGCCCTGAGGGCGTTCGCGCACCTGGATGATGAGGCGGTGCGCCGGGCTGCCCACGGGCTGGACGCGGCCGGGGCGGAGGGGCTGGCGCTGCGGGGCCTGCCCGTGGGCATCAAGGACCTCATCGACACTGATGACCTGCCCACGGAGTACGGCTCCGCCATCTACCGCGGGCACCGGCCGAGGAGGGACGCAGCCGTGGTGCGCCTCCTGCGGGCCGCGGGAGCCCTCCTCGTGGGCAAGACCGTCACCACGGAGTTCGCCCTGTTCCAGGCCGGCCCTACGCGCCATCCGCTCGATCCCGGCAGGACTCCCGGAGGCTCCTCCAGCGGCTCCGCGGCGGCCGTTGCCGCCGGCCTCCTTCCGGTGGCCCTGGGCACCCAGACCGCCGGTTCGATCACCCGCCCGGCCTCGTTCTGCGGCATCGTCGGATTCAAGCCGACGTTCGGAGCCATCGACCGGGACGGGGTGCTCCCGGTCAGCGGAACGCTGGACACCGTGGGCCTGCTGGCCCGCGACGTGGCGGCCGCGGCCGCGGTCTTCGATGTGCTGCGCTCCGACCGGTCCGCCCCGTCCGAGGCGGAGCCGGCAGCACGGCCGACGATCGGGTTCGCCCGCCCCCCCGAGTGGGACCAGGCGGAACAGTCCACGCGGGACGGCATCGACGAGCTGAAGCGGCGGCTGCCGGACGCCGGGTTCGATGTCCAGGACGTCGAGCTGCCGGCGAGCTTCGCCGGCCTCGTCGGGGCCCAGAACACCATCATGGAATACGAGGCGGCACGGAGCCTCGGCCCGCGCTGCGAGGGGAACTGGTCGCTCGTGAGCCCCCGGCTGACCGAGCTCCTGCGGCGCGGGGCCTCGATCCCGGAGCGGGACTACCGCCGGGCCCTGCAGCTCGCCCACGAGTGCCGGAGCGAGCTCGGCACGGTGTTCCCGCACCTCGACGCGCTGCTCGTTCCCGCCGCGCGCGGCGAGGCGCCCCCGGCCGAGGACGGCACCGGCGACCCCGTCTTCTGCCGAGCGTGGACGCTCCTGGGCTGCCCGACCGTGTCCCTGCCGCTGCTCACTGGACCCTCGGGACTCCCGGTGGGTATCCAGCTGGTCGGCGCGCTGCACGACGACGACCGTCTGCTGGCCGTGGCGGCCCGCCTCGAGCGGTGGCACGCCGGCGAGGCGTAGGGGGACTTCTCCCCTGCAGGCGGACGACGGCGATGCGTAGGCTGGCGTCGTCGGCCCACCGCGGGCCGCGCGGAGGGGGATGCCGTGGAACGGTTCGTGCGGGGCGCTGTCCGGGCGCTCATGGCCGGGGGCGCTGCCCTCCTGCTCATCGCCGTCTGGGCGGCGGCCGCCTCGGGCGTGCTGCTCGTGTCCGCGCCGGCGGCGCTCGCCGTCCCGCCGACCCAGGTCGTCGTCGAGGATACCGCCGGCGCCCTCTACCGGCCCCAGCTCGACCCGGCGCTGGCGAAGATCTCCTTCTACGAGCCCACGAAGGTCGTGGTGTTCACGCGTGCCGGCGCGGCCGCCGACAACCTCAACGAGGAGGTCCTGCGGTACGCGAGGGCCAACCACCCCGAGTGGATCAGCCCCGACGGGCAGAAGTGGGCGGACGGGCTGTTCATCTTCGCCCTCGACACGACCGGGCGGCACGTCGGGACGTACTTCGGCGAGGACCGCAAGGTCAGCCTCGACGAGCAGAAGGCGATCCAGGACGACACGAAGGACCTCTTCCGCGCGGCGCAGTGGACCGACGGCACGATCGCGGGCGTGAAGTCTGCGGCGTCCCGGATCGGCCGGCCCTGGTACCTCTCCCCCGCAGCCATGATCGGCGGCGGGATCGCCGGCGTCG
Proteins encoded:
- a CDS encoding GNAT family N-acetyltransferase, which translates into the protein MDADNAPNITLRRLGPHDAGRLTAASDLFDAPITEAGAREFLTRPGHHLLLAEDSDGRAVGFVSGVETAHPDKGTEMFLYELAVAEGWRRRGVASHLVNALAEIAREGGCYGMWTAAEQGNEAALATYRSTGARLEPGTTLVVYDLA
- a CDS encoding uracil-DNA glycosylase, whose product is MHSVDECRIVSLFSNTGEASPRGYVWAGDDAAATRLLGLQYQLGLRPEWIMPWNAYPWFTPGEANGKLTPEQLHAGLKPLLTFLKTVPRVSAIVAHGTEANRLAQMLLKTDNPLIWRRGLKVYKARALHGRAFAGSKERQTEWLIEMGRAYADAMARAGLQTGRS
- a CDS encoding RNA-binding S4 domain-containing protein, whose translation is MPPSNAPASSPSAVRIDSWLWAVRAFKTRSAATAACRAGHIRLNGNPVKASQTVVPGDTIRVRQPGFERILEVHVLIVKRVGAEAASRCYTDHTPERPPAPFLGLPQRDRGAGRPTKKDRREMERLRGQQAE
- a CDS encoding aldo/keto reductase — encoded protein: MTSTPRTIAGTDVGPVGFGWMNLSQSYGPLPSREDAAKLLLHALDAGVAHFDTATIYGATANETLLGETLAGRRDEFFLASKGGMSSQDGRRVIDGRPETLRAHVDASLARLRTEKIDLYYLHRWDRTVPIEESVGALGELVREGKIGAVGLSEIGAETLRRAHAEHPVAALQSEYSPWTRNPELGTLQACRELGVAFVAFSPVGRGAFGGVLRDPAALPDWDLRQSMPRFDAEHWPANLALLDRFGDLAREAGCSPAQLAIAWVLSRGEHVIALPGTRSADHLDEDFAAGSLELPAHVLAGVDELVNERTVSGPRYSPAAQADVDTEEFAS
- a CDS encoding TIGR00366 family protein; translation: MSSTPKTGAHGATTLAPPRKTLIQRFTDLCVRYVERLMPDPFLFAVILTLLVVAMILLWVPHASAKGILEGWYQGVWGTNNIFTFALQMVLILVSGYTLAEAPAVKRGLIWLASKPRNQIEGALMCFGAAAVANILNWGLGLVVGALLGRRIFARLSTANFGYMIAAGYMGYMLWTNGFSSSIALANTDPTSKLNVIFTATHQLVPLDLTILQPYSWVTVLVVIAALALLIWKMAPHETDDVDRDALLGAGAMDEDSPRTAPAPGARRSFAERLEGLWILNVLLFLAGAAYFVISGFNLNISSMVMLFTILAALLHGTPIRFIRAFTDAAKTCGPLLLQYPLYGGIVGLLAYAPDAHTKPLQAVISASIVAGATTATLPFLNFLGSIIISLFVPSGGGHWGVQGPIAVEAARQLGESSPAYLGKVSMSVAAGEAVANMIQPFWLLPVLAIAKLSVRKVMGYTVAAFLVGFVIFGIAMLVMPHV
- a CDS encoding amidase is translated as MSEQQPASSIAEAAETLLAAIREREPALRAFAHLDDEAVRRAAHGLDAAGAEGLALRGLPVGIKDLIDTDDLPTEYGSAIYRGHRPRRDAAVVRLLRAAGALLVGKTVTTEFALFQAGPTRHPLDPGRTPGGSSSGSAAAVAAGLLPVALGTQTAGSITRPASFCGIVGFKPTFGAIDRDGVLPVSGTLDTVGLLARDVAAAAAVFDVLRSDRSAPSEAEPAARPTIGFARPPEWDQAEQSTRDGIDELKRRLPDAGFDVQDVELPASFAGLVGAQNTIMEYEAARSLGPRCEGNWSLVSPRLTELLRRGASIPERDYRRALQLAHECRSELGTVFPHLDALLVPAARGEAPPAEDGTGDPVFCRAWTLLGCPTVSLPLLTGPSGLPVGIQLVGALHDDDRLLAVAARLERWHAGEA